The following are from one region of the Candidatus Woesearchaeota archaeon genome:
- the truD gene encoding tRNA pseudouridine(13) synthase TruD produces MKLRQQPDDFKVEEIASRTTEKDGRYCLYLLEKKGMETFALIKHLARKNNIPITDFGVAGLKDRHAVSKQYMTLPKQKQIPNTKENNFSLTRVGYTDAPLKIGDLRGNKFTITVRDIPEPDLDAVLDRAGELTFGVPNYFDSQRFGSVIEKKFIAKEIMKKNHEGAVKLFLTEYSRHEALTVKTEKRLIKQQWEKFGTLTLANKSFQRIQVAYAKTKSWKEAYKQIPLNLRQMFVAAYQSYVWNECIRSIVEKQCEEFICVPYKVGDHSFYTTLSDDQKKKIPKRFPLITPIIKLTDAEKQVVDHILKKESFTLTDFDIKAESGTFFKPGERPVLVTPRDFSMTKPALDELNNTKYKTTFSFTLPKGSYATIITKRVFLQ; encoded by the coding sequence ATGAAACTCCGCCAGCAGCCCGATGACTTCAAAGTCGAAGAAATCGCCAGCCGCACAACCGAAAAAGATGGCAGGTATTGCCTCTATCTGCTCGAAAAGAAGGGCATGGAAACCTTTGCGCTCATCAAGCACCTTGCGCGAAAAAATAATATTCCCATTACTGATTTCGGCGTTGCCGGACTGAAGGACAGGCACGCGGTTTCAAAGCAGTACATGACCCTGCCGAAGCAAAAACAGATACCAAACACCAAAGAAAACAATTTCTCGCTCACCCGTGTCGGATACACGGACGCCCCGCTGAAAATCGGAGATCTTCGCGGAAACAAATTCACCATCACGGTGCGTGACATCCCCGAACCAGATCTCGATGCGGTGCTGGACCGGGCCGGAGAACTAACATTCGGCGTGCCAAATTACTTTGACAGCCAGCGCTTCGGCAGTGTGATCGAAAAAAAATTCATTGCCAAAGAAATCATGAAAAAGAACCATGAAGGGGCGGTCAAATTATTTCTTACAGAATATTCACGGCATGAAGCGCTCACGGTAAAGACGGAAAAACGGCTCATCAAACAGCAGTGGGAGAAATTCGGCACGCTCACGCTGGCAAACAAATCATTCCAGCGGATACAAGTCGCCTACGCGAAAACCAAAAGCTGGAAAGAAGCATACAAACAAATCCCGCTCAATCTGCGCCAGATGTTTGTCGCAGCCTACCAGAGTTATGTATGGAACGAGTGCATACGCTCAATTGTCGAAAAACAATGCGAAGAATTCATCTGCGTTCCCTACAAAGTGGGCGACCATTCTTTTTACACCACCCTCTCGGATGACCAAAAGAAAAAAATTCCCAAACGATTTCCACTCATCACTCCGATCATAAAACTGACTGACGCAGAGAAACAGGTTGTTGACCATATCCTGAAAAAAGAATCCTTCACCCTCACCGATTTTGACATCAAAGCAGAAAGCGGCACCTTCTTCAAGCCCGGCGAGCGGCCGGTATTGGTAACACCGCGCGATTTTTCCATGACCAAGCCAGCGTTGGATGAATTGAACAACACCAAATATAAAACAACGTTCTCGTTCACCCTTCCCAAAGGAAGCTATGCGACGATTATTACCAAGCGCGTATTTCTGCAATAG
- a CDS encoding aminotransferase class I/II-fold pyridoxal phosphate-dependent enzyme, producing the protein MAETPLPETGALPGDLVSLRIPGEHLMYGTWFGVPQLDFYDANTPLLPFGINEQEREALRELTRAGVFNQACNETEPMALEDIARRILEEETTFDLSRYRVVASTEGARHAIQGILAELVTPEKPFVFYASPNWIFDTIVGPVPGVESVDIFARTPDELIGKFEQAPESVLRKGASLIIVDPANPLGYRYSREQIERIETHAEKYGITPLFDDVFRGLQEQGARHASSEYSHNSIIVESTSKRFGPRSLGATWSLIPNGLTIGPKITLACDGCTSKAARTVQALHALGYENRMRDVIAASAEAFKQGYQRVDADNQYGDFFHAFSGMPIMTFHFKQRVDFEAKKMISETLGMTLGIQWISHSEEKVQRASEGSYPKSLLDEELLHGTGYMRICPAKETPERAYYAGMVLATVLQTACGQKK; encoded by the coding sequence ATGGCAGAGACACCACTTCCTGAAACCGGTGCTCTTCCGGGAGACCTTGTTTCTTTGCGCATCCCCGGAGAGCATTTGATGTATGGAACATGGTTTGGCGTGCCTCAATTAGATTTTTACGATGCAAACACTCCTCTGCTCCCTTTTGGCATAAACGAACAGGAACGGGAAGCACTGCGCGAACTTACCCGCGCCGGCGTTTTTAATCAGGCGTGTAACGAAACAGAGCCGATGGCGCTCGAAGACATTGCACGCCGTATTCTTGAAGAAGAAACAACATTTGATTTGTCGAGGTATCGTGTTGTTGCATCAACCGAAGGCGCACGGCACGCGATACAGGGAATTCTCGCAGAGCTCGTAACGCCCGAAAAGCCGTTTGTTTTTTACGCATCTCCGAACTGGATCTTCGACACCATTGTTGGGCCCGTTCCGGGTGTTGAGTCAGTTGATATATTTGCGCGAACACCGGACGAATTGATTGGCAAATTTGAGCAAGCGCCAGAATCGGTATTGAGAAAAGGGGCGAGCCTAATTATTGTTGATCCGGCGAATCCATTAGGCTACCGCTATAGCCGCGAGCAGATTGAACGTATTGAAACTCACGCAGAAAAATATGGCATCACTCCACTATTTGATGACGTATTTCGCGGGTTGCAAGAGCAGGGCGCTCGGCATGCATCATCAGAATATTCCCACAATAGCATCATCGTTGAATCAACATCAAAACGATTCGGGCCCCGAAGCCTCGGCGCAACATGGTCATTAATTCCCAACGGGCTCACGATAGGCCCGAAAATAACGCTTGCGTGCGACGGATGCACAAGCAAAGCCGCGCGCACGGTGCAGGCGCTCCATGCGCTTGGGTATGAAAACCGAATGAGGGACGTGATTGCGGCAAGCGCAGAAGCCTTCAAACAAGGATATCAACGTGTTGATGCTGATAATCAGTATGGGGATTTTTTTCACGCATTTTCTGGCATGCCCATCATGACCTTTCATTTTAAGCAACGAGTTGACTTCGAAGCGAAAAAAATGATAAGCGAAACACTGGGTATGACCTTGGGTATCCAGTGGATATCTCATTCAGAAGAAAAGGTGCAGCGCGCATCTGAAGGCAGCTATCCTAAATCTTTATTGGATGAAGAACTTCTTCATGGAACAGGGTATATGAGAATCTGCCCCGCCAAAGAAACGCCTGAACGGGCGTATTATGCCGGGATGGTTTTGGCAACAGTGTTACAGACAGCGTGTGGGCAAAAAAAATAA
- a CDS encoding MnmC family methyltransferase has translation MELNKIVTGDGSVTFYNTQYGEAYHSMSGAEEEAVKKYAEVCREKLEKNVRVLDVCFGLGYNTAAALDVAEGTMEIVGLENDEQILQTIPTLTPKFARYPLVQACVQKKGFSITEKNISLKIILGDARKTITRLVPLSFDVVFFDPFSPKKCPELWTEEFFRAVAGVMKKGAMLTTYSCATEVRQNMKKAGFVIKDGPSVGRKAPSTIAIKA, from the coding sequence ATGGAGCTGAACAAAATAGTTACCGGGGACGGCTCGGTGACCTTTTATAACACACAGTACGGCGAGGCCTACCACTCCATGTCCGGCGCCGAGGAAGAAGCCGTTAAAAAATACGCCGAGGTATGCCGGGAAAAGCTGGAAAAAAACGTGCGCGTACTCGACGTGTGTTTTGGCCTTGGATACAACACCGCCGCTGCGCTCGATGTTGCCGAAGGCACCATGGAAATTGTCGGCCTTGAAAACGACGAGCAAATTCTTCAGACAATTCCAACACTCACACCAAAGTTCGCACGCTATCCGCTGGTGCAGGCCTGCGTACAAAAAAAGGGATTTTCAATAACCGAGAAAAATATCAGCCTCAAAATCATACTCGGCGACGCGCGAAAAACAATCACGCGCCTCGTTCCTCTCTCGTTCGACGTTGTTTTTTTTGACCCGTTCTCACCCAAGAAATGCCCGGAGCTGTGGACTGAAGAATTTTTCAGGGCAGTGGCGGGCGTAATGAAAAAAGGAGCTATGCTTACGACCTACAGCTGTGCAACTGAGGTTCGGCAGAACATGAAAAAAGCCGGCTTTGTCATCAAGGACGGGCCATCGGTTGGGCGAAAAGCACCCAGCACCATAGCCATAAAAGCATAA
- the prs gene encoding ribose-phosphate diphosphokinase, with the protein MAKKNDFVILPTGPNGYMAEGVALCLGKQALPIQSAAFSDGHMIRRIVDTVRRKPVYLVQTYIAGQPYQMLTEVGQMLNAAFHASAARRTVVMPKAVGDRQDRINQAGEPIEVQEVAEELESKGMDSLIVVRPHFAQYSSVVRRPTLMLSGLPLFAYHLRQQVENYDELCFVAADGGAEKETRLFMEIMGSTHYATVIQGRKVTDKTADSKILAGVSGVEHIQGRHCVFIEDIVESGTTASNAAQAVMDAGAKSAVLYAPHLGLSGKAPEYLNGSPLSAVIGLDTVYHPPEFLAQFEKVKIISCVPMLADVIKRDRFGESTRLFACLDRVTLATEPEKMFELVERVYREARKLTYDSGNQNHRLLQDRVANLF; encoded by the coding sequence ATGGCAAAAAAGAATGATTTTGTTATTCTTCCCACCGGTCCTAATGGATATATGGCTGAAGGTGTTGCATTATGTCTTGGAAAACAAGCATTACCTATTCAGAGTGCTGCGTTTAGCGATGGCCACATGATTCGCCGTATTGTTGATACCGTGCGAAGAAAGCCAGTGTATCTTGTGCAGACATACATCGCTGGCCAACCTTATCAAATGCTTACCGAAGTCGGCCAGATGCTCAACGCTGCATTCCATGCCAGTGCTGCCCGAAGAACGGTGGTTATGCCAAAAGCAGTAGGTGACCGACAAGATCGAATTAACCAAGCAGGAGAGCCCATCGAAGTCCAGGAAGTTGCTGAAGAGCTTGAATCAAAAGGTATGGACAGCTTAATCGTGGTGCGGCCGCATTTTGCGCAATATTCATCAGTTGTTCGCCGGCCGACGCTGATGCTTTCCGGCTTGCCCTTGTTTGCGTACCATCTTCGTCAGCAAGTTGAAAATTATGATGAACTTTGTTTTGTTGCTGCAGATGGCGGCGCAGAAAAAGAAACCCGTCTCTTCATGGAGATTATGGGCTCAACACATTACGCAACCGTGATCCAAGGCCGCAAAGTTACTGATAAAACCGCTGATTCAAAAATACTGGCAGGTGTTTCAGGCGTTGAGCATATTCAAGGAAGGCATTGCGTGTTTATTGAAGATATCGTCGAAAGCGGCACGACCGCATCAAATGCTGCACAAGCGGTTATGGATGCTGGAGCAAAAAGTGCAGTACTCTATGCGCCCCATCTTGGCTTGAGTGGCAAGGCACCAGAGTATCTCAATGGTTCACCTCTTTCTGCGGTTATTGGTCTCGACACGGTGTACCACCCGCCAGAATTTCTCGCACAGTTTGAAAAGGTTAAAATCATCAGCTGTGTTCCCATGCTTGCCGACGTCATCAAGCGCGACCGCTTCGGTGAATCAACGCGGCTGTTTGCCTGCCTTGACCGTGTGACACTCGCTACAGAGCCGGAGAAGATGTTCGAACTTGTTGAACGAGTGTATCGTGAAGCCCGAAAATTAACGTACGATAGCGGCAACCAAAATCATCGGTTGCTCCAAGACCGCGTCGCCAACCTTTTTTAA
- a CDS encoding helicase-related protein has protein sequence MDIPSPTDSGAINLALHTLGMNKQALVFVNTKRSAEKTAEDLAKQIKNLGAEQIASLTVLSDELLNVLSTPTRQCQRLATCAKKGIAFHHSGLTPKQRELVEDNFRGGAIKIICATPTLAAGIDVPSFRTILRDLKRYGHRGLDWIPVLEYEQMAGRSGRPAYDTYGEAIAVADSEKEAEHIYERYICGVPEEIHSKLAVEPVLRMYVLALVASEFVSTEEELLAFFSETFWAAHYQDMAHFEKIINRVLGVLETYGFIAASMRAHERGDFVSAAELEQGRSGRISATPIGKRVAELYLDPYTAHQVLIGMERSGTKATNEFSYLHLIAAQLELRPQLTVRKKEYESMQQKLCEYEGLLIHLEPSLYDPEYDDFLNSFKTALFFDEWMNEKDEEFLLETFDVRPGEIRVKLDRADWLLYAASELARMNKNFDELKKIQKARVRLKYGVKEELLPLLKLAGIGRVRARKLFNNKICAIEDVKKADVLVLSQLIGKSIAAAIKKQVGQDGEKVVVRENKRKGQINLADY, from the coding sequence ATGGACATCCCGTCACCCACCGACTCCGGCGCGATTAATCTTGCGCTGCATACCCTCGGCATGAACAAGCAGGCGCTTGTGTTTGTGAACACCAAACGCTCTGCCGAAAAAACAGCAGAAGACCTTGCAAAACAGATAAAAAATCTGGGCGCCGAGCAGATCGCATCGCTGACGGTGCTTTCCGATGAGTTGCTCAACGTACTCTCCACACCGACTCGGCAGTGCCAGCGGCTTGCAACCTGCGCAAAAAAAGGCATCGCATTCCACCACTCCGGCCTGACGCCCAAACAGCGCGAACTCGTGGAAGATAATTTTCGGGGCGGGGCAATCAAAATTATCTGCGCAACCCCTACGCTTGCCGCAGGCATTGATGTTCCTTCGTTTCGCACGATACTTCGCGACCTGAAACGGTACGGCCACCGTGGCCTTGACTGGATTCCGGTGCTCGAGTACGAGCAGATGGCAGGAAGAAGCGGGCGTCCTGCATACGATACCTACGGCGAGGCCATTGCGGTTGCCGACAGTGAAAAGGAAGCTGAGCATATTTATGAGCGGTACATTTGCGGTGTCCCCGAAGAAATTCATTCAAAACTTGCGGTCGAGCCGGTGCTGCGCATGTATGTTCTTGCGCTTGTTGCATCTGAATTTGTCTCAACCGAAGAAGAGCTCCTTGCTTTTTTCAGCGAAACCTTTTGGGCGGCGCACTATCAGGATATGGCGCATTTTGAAAAAATTATTAACCGCGTGCTCGGGGTGCTGGAAACCTACGGATTCATCGCGGCAAGCATGCGTGCACACGAACGAGGCGACTTTGTGTCAGCAGCTGAACTTGAACAAGGGCGCAGCGGGCGCATCAGCGCAACGCCGATTGGCAAGCGCGTTGCTGAGTTATATCTTGACCCGTACACTGCGCACCAGGTGCTCATCGGCATGGAACGTTCTGGTACCAAAGCAACAAACGAATTTTCCTATCTTCATCTTATCGCGGCACAGCTCGAGCTTCGCCCACAGTTGACCGTGCGCAAAAAAGAATACGAATCAATGCAGCAAAAGCTGTGCGAGTATGAAGGGCTCCTTATCCATCTTGAGCCGTCGCTGTACGACCCGGAGTATGATGATTTTCTCAATTCGTTTAAGACTGCACTCTTTTTTGACGAGTGGATGAATGAAAAAGATGAAGAGTTCCTGCTCGAGACGTTTGACGTCCGGCCCGGCGAGATACGCGTCAAGCTGGATCGCGCCGATTGGCTTTTGTATGCCGCCAGCGAGCTGGCACGCATGAACAAAAACTTTGATGAGCTGAAAAAAATACAAAAGGCGCGCGTTCGCCTCAAGTACGGCGTCAAGGAAGAGCTGCTGCCATTGCTAAAACTCGCCGGTATTGGGCGGGTGCGCGCGCGCAAGCTGTTCAACAACAAAATCTGCGCGATCGAGGATGTGAAAAAGGCAGATGTTCTGGTGCTGTCCCAGCTGATTGGAAAATCCATCGCCGCTGCCATCAAAAAACAAGTCGGGCAGGATGGGGAAAAAGTTGTTGTGAGGGAAAATAAGAGAAAAGGGCAGATAAATTTGGCGGATTATTAA
- a CDS encoding Lrp/AsnC family transcriptional regulator: MERMELSPAEKSAVAHLRVNARMPLTKLGRASKMPVSTLFDYLAGRFSAFITKYTALLNFGRLGFHAWAFITMKVAPEEKDKILEYFEKQKCLNSLYKINNGYDFMAEVVFRTMGELEHFVEELDTLFAIREKNIYYVISDIHREQFWAELPEKMRHQRKVYNPHAFSARHGHPVTHRLRRD; the protein is encoded by the coding sequence ATGGAACGTATGGAACTTTCACCAGCAGAAAAATCAGCAGTCGCTCATCTACGGGTCAATGCGCGCATGCCGCTCACCAAACTGGGCAGAGCATCAAAGATGCCGGTATCAACACTTTTTGATTATCTGGCAGGCAGATTTTCCGCGTTCATCACCAAATATACCGCGTTGCTCAACTTTGGCCGGCTTGGGTTTCATGCGTGGGCGTTCATCACCATGAAAGTTGCGCCAGAAGAAAAAGACAAAATCCTAGAATATTTCGAGAAACAGAAATGCCTCAATTCACTCTATAAAATAAACAACGGCTATGATTTCATGGCCGAAGTTGTGTTTCGAACCATGGGCGAGCTCGAGCATTTTGTTGAAGAGCTTGACACTCTTTTCGCCATCCGCGAAAAGAATATTTACTATGTTATATCCGACATTCACCGCGAGCAGTTCTGGGCTGAACTCCCTGAAAAGATGCGCCACCAAAGAAAAGTTTATAATCCTCATGCATTCTCCGCACGCCATGGACATCCCGTCACCCACCGACTCCGGCGCGATTAA
- a CDS encoding class I SAM-dependent methyltransferase codes for MKLHEQGSYQYDALHQGKRIQRFWHQQRLAFVREKVQLSKHDVVLDVACGSGIFMQKYAPQVSQYHGIDINKRALEFARGLAQKNKIKNVHFTVASVEKLPYEDQIFSKIFLFEILEHLHQPEKTLDECLRVLKKGGVLILTTPNYHSFWPVMEWLCDTFRLTARMAGEQHVSRFTPQRLAAMLKDKDVGADIGTFFSFSPFLSLVSSSLAEKLFVRELASTSPRGMLLYAIIHKH; via the coding sequence ATGAAACTGCATGAACAAGGTTCATACCAGTATGATGCGTTGCATCAGGGAAAACGCATCCAACGTTTCTGGCATCAACAACGGCTGGCGTTTGTCAGAGAAAAAGTGCAGTTAAGCAAACATGATGTTGTTCTTGATGTTGCCTGCGGCTCAGGGATTTTTATGCAAAAATATGCGCCGCAGGTGAGTCAATATCACGGAATTGACATCAACAAGAGGGCATTGGAATTTGCTCGGGGCCTGGCGCAAAAAAACAAAATAAAGAATGTTCACTTCACCGTTGCTTCCGTTGAAAAATTACCTTACGAGGATCAAATCTTTTCAAAAATTTTCTTGTTTGAAATTCTTGAGCATCTTCACCAGCCTGAAAAAACGCTGGATGAATGCCTACGGGTTCTTAAAAAAGGAGGTGTGCTTATCTTGACAACGCCAAACTACCACAGTTTCTGGCCGGTTATGGAATGGCTTTGTGACACGTTCCGCCTTACGGCGCGCATGGCGGGCGAACAGCACGTGAGCCGATTCACGCCACAACGGCTGGCTGCAATGCTTAAAGATAAAGATGTTGGTGCTGACATCGGAACTTTTTTTTCGTTTTCGCCGTTTTTGAGCCTTGTCTCATCTTCGCTCGCCGAGAAATTATTTGTGCGAGAGCTTGCGAGCACCTCTCCTCGCGGGATGCTTCTGTATGCGATTATCCATAAACATTAA
- a CDS encoding 6-pyruvoyl-tetrahydropterin synthase-related protein translates to MARDPKDTVVFMWNMWWMKTAITEGHSLFYTPYLFHPEGVDLTFHTLTPLNSFIGMLLFPFFGFILTYNLLVLLTFPLAGYSMYLFGKYLTGNKSAAFLMGILFAFSSWHMYHMMTHLNFASLQFIPLYLLFLFKTIDEPTMRRSCITGIILATIFYLEPTYALFMLMVTGLVILSLLWRTAEKEQKRKGIICLSGMLIVFGLLVSPLVARMIIKSGEHATFRIEKERVDLVDYLRRPESATVLPGKGGYPYLGWGVLLLAFIGVWYAKNRGVWCTMAGLALLITLGTKGILIAGKEWFPWLTLPAGVFAKIPLLDAVRFSRYSFLVSLGVIILAGWGAKVLLERFSLNAELSRRALILLSLALLLIMDVAAVPVHLTGGRIEYPSELLYYQHIARSEGGPVIDLPLAEWTTNPNSVNARNMFMQMHHGQKIMGGLVSRVENTSLNTYQSIGTWTLDDFKKNVRYIIFHQDFANKLCDTLGDKKLGTNIIYCNTAWVVEKNVSMLNLKKEIALARVYDNGYVAIYDLYLLGGENETA, encoded by the coding sequence ATGGCTCGTGATCCTAAGGACACCGTCGTCTTTATGTGGAACATGTGGTGGATGAAAACAGCTATCACCGAAGGACATTCACTGTTTTATACTCCTTATCTATTTCACCCTGAAGGGGTTGACCTCACCTTTCACACGCTGACGCCATTAAACTCGTTTATCGGCATGCTGCTATTTCCTTTTTTTGGGTTTATACTAACGTATAACCTGCTCGTGCTGCTGACATTTCCATTGGCGGGGTATAGTATGTATCTCTTCGGAAAATATCTCACCGGAAATAAATCAGCAGCATTTCTCATGGGTATTCTCTTTGCATTCAGCTCGTGGCATATGTATCATATGATGACTCATCTTAACTTTGCATCCCTCCAGTTTATCCCTCTCTACCTCCTTTTCCTTTTTAAGACGATTGATGAACCAACCATGCGCCGTAGTTGCATCACTGGTATCATCCTCGCTACTATTTTTTATCTTGAGCCGACATATGCGCTGTTTATGCTGATGGTGACCGGTCTCGTGATCCTTTCTTTGCTTTGGCGTACCGCAGAGAAGGAGCAGAAGCGAAAAGGTATCATCTGCCTTAGCGGAATGCTCATAGTCTTCGGTCTGCTCGTTTCACCCCTTGTTGCCCGAATGATCATTAAGAGCGGCGAACATGCCACCTTCCGCATCGAGAAAGAACGGGTTGATTTGGTTGATTATCTGCGACGACCAGAAAGTGCTACCGTCCTCCCGGGAAAAGGTGGATACCCTTATCTTGGGTGGGGTGTACTCCTGCTTGCCTTTATTGGGGTCTGGTATGCAAAAAACAGAGGTGTGTGGTGTACGATGGCAGGACTTGCACTGCTTATCACCTTAGGCACAAAGGGTATTCTCATTGCAGGGAAAGAATGGTTTCCATGGCTGACACTGCCTGCAGGAGTTTTTGCGAAGATTCCATTACTTGATGCCGTCCGCTTCTCACGATACAGCTTTTTGGTGTCGCTCGGCGTGATTATCCTCGCTGGGTGGGGAGCAAAAGTGCTGCTTGAGCGCTTCAGTCTAAATGCGGAACTCTCTCGTAGAGCACTCATTCTCCTTAGTCTTGCTTTACTCCTTATCATGGACGTTGCGGCAGTTCCGGTTCATCTTACTGGTGGCAGAATAGAATACCCTTCTGAGCTTTTGTATTATCAACATATTGCACGGAGCGAAGGTGGCCCAGTTATCGATTTGCCCCTCGCAGAGTGGACGACGAATCCTAACTCAGTAAATGCGCGAAACATGTTTATGCAAATGCACCACGGTCAGAAAATAATGGGCGGTCTTGTTTCGCGTGTAGAAAATACGTCATTGAATACCTATCAATCGATTGGCACGTGGACGCTTGATGACTTCAAAAAGAACGTACGATATATAATTTTTCACCAAGACTTCGCGAATAAACTCTGTGATACACTTGGGGATAAGAAGCTTGGTACAAACATAATCTACTGCAACACTGCGTGGGTTGTTGAAAAAAATGTATCTATGCTCAATCTGAAAAAAGAGATTGCGCTGGCAAGGGTGTATGATAATGGTTACGTTGCCATCTATGACCTATACCTGCTCGGAGGGGAAAATGAAACTGCATGA
- a CDS encoding glycosyltransferase family 2 protein codes for MNEQKKSPSISIIIPCYNEEKRVPPTIDAIRHWMKKKQEGYEIIIVDDGSADNTINDVKKKAQGTTDIHLLANGTNRGKGYSVRRGVAVAQHDWILIMDADSTIPIAELETFLPYLSQYKIVLGSRLKQGAMVIGQPWHRKIPGRIFSGVTKLLVWGIKDTQCGFKLMERATGQQLFSLMTIDRFAFDVELAYLIKKFHVPFIELPINARYTPESRVSMLRDPPRMLFDTVRILLNEVIGTYEHAKR; via the coding sequence ATGAACGAGCAAAAAAAGAGCCCAAGCATATCAATCATTATTCCGTGTTACAATGAAGAAAAGCGCGTTCCACCAACAATCGATGCTATCCGACACTGGATGAAGAAAAAACAGGAGGGGTATGAGATTATTATTGTTGATGACGGCTCTGCTGACAATACCATCAACGATGTTAAAAAAAAGGCTCAGGGAACAACCGACATTCATCTTCTTGCAAACGGAACGAACCGCGGGAAAGGATACAGCGTCCGGCGCGGCGTTGCCGTAGCACAGCACGACTGGATTTTGATTATGGATGCGGACAGCACGATTCCCATCGCCGAGCTCGAAACATTCCTTCCCTATCTTTCACAGTACAAGATAGTTCTTGGTTCACGGCTCAAACAGGGGGCAATGGTCATTGGCCAGCCATGGCACCGTAAAATTCCTGGCAGGATTTTTAGTGGAGTAACCAAACTCTTGGTGTGGGGCATCAAAGACACTCAATGTGGATTTAAGCTGATGGAACGAGCGACTGGGCAGCAGCTTTTTTCGCTGATGACCATTGATCGGTTTGCGTTTGACGTCGAGCTTGCCTATCTGATAAAAAAATTTCACGTTCCATTCATTGAACTGCCTATCAACGCGCGCTACACACCGGAGTCGAGGGTGAGCATGCTTCGTGACCCTCCCCGTATGCTCTTTGATACTGTTCGGATATTGCTCAACGAGGTCATTGGAACCTATGAACACGCAAAACGTTAA
- a CDS encoding triose-phosphate isomerase: protein MHWPSIVINLKQHITGTQVADYCAAVASLTVQYEISVALCVPVADLDKARCALDHIPHQIILLSQKIDNVATGDSRTGAVCVDSLVGVANGTLLNHCEERRYSNDSSPEKLNDLLATIKKACDKELRVIVCVDSAETASRIVPFLPASCAIAVEWDAFIGQRISIIKEKKDELQKTLDTVKKINPSIPVYAGAGIEESEDVIEFLRMGGAGVLAATAFTKAPRYGGDYVLAVREVLEKIKTYKQNNVPVT from the coding sequence ATGCACTGGCCGTCTATTGTTATCAATCTGAAACAGCACATCACCGGAACGCAGGTTGCGGACTATTGTGCAGCGGTCGCTTCATTGACTGTGCAGTATGAAATTTCCGTGGCACTCTGCGTGCCTGTTGCTGACCTTGACAAAGCGCGGTGCGCGCTTGACCATATTCCGCATCAGATCATTTTGTTGTCACAGAAAATTGACAATGTTGCGACTGGTGACAGCAGAACAGGTGCGGTGTGTGTTGATTCCCTTGTCGGCGTTGCTAATGGCACGCTGCTGAACCATTGCGAAGAACGCAGGTATAGCAATGACTCGTCACCTGAAAAATTAAACGATCTTCTCGCAACTATCAAAAAAGCGTGCGACAAGGAACTGCGTGTTATCGTCTGTGTTGACAGTGCTGAAACAGCTTCACGAATTGTACCGTTTCTTCCTGCATCATGCGCCATTGCCGTCGAATGGGACGCATTCATCGGCCAGCGTATCTCAATCATCAAAGAAAAAAAAGACGAGCTCCAAAAAACTCTCGATACGGTCAAAAAAATAAATCCATCAATTCCAGTCTATGCCGGTGCAGGGATTGAAGAGTCGGAGGATGTCATCGAATTTCTTCGCATGGGCGGTGCAGGGGTACTGGCTGCAACTGCGTTCACCAAGGCGCCACGGTATGGGGGCGATTATGTGCTCGCCGTCAGAGAGGTACTCGAAAAAATAAAAACATATAAACAAAACAACGTACCTGTCACCTGA
- a CDS encoding DUF2391 family protein, translated as MATTIRQYVKKEQQGIEQIEQNIELLRDKLIEKYPSHFSKRDIINTFFGALLIGFTFILSGGLVQTAEHLTQRHALFIGIATMIILTSEIYWIGYSRVSLAERRHRGFSQFWFKRFVTLYGIAIIVSVALVHIFGIDQFFSSQQGVFNVVILLSMPCAVGAAIPHLLKKY; from the coding sequence ATGGCTACCACCATCAGGCAGTATGTGAAAAAAGAGCAGCAAGGAATTGAGCAAATTGAGCAGAACATCGAACTGCTTCGTGACAAGCTGATTGAAAAATATCCTTCTCACTTTTCGAAGCGTGATATCATCAACACCTTTTTCGGCGCGCTGCTCATCGGCTTTACTTTTATTCTCAGTGGCGGGTTGGTGCAGACCGCAGAGCATTTGACCCAGCGTCACGCCCTGTTTATTGGCATAGCAACCATGATCATTCTCACCAGTGAAATTTATTGGATTGGGTACAGCAGAGTGAGCCTTGCCGAGCGACGTCATCGGGGCTTTTCCCAGTTCTGGTTCAAGCGATTCGTGACGCTGTATGGCATTGCGATTATTGTTTCCGTTGCACTGGTGCACATTTTTGGCATTGACCAATTTTTCTCGAGCCAGCAAGGCGTGTTTAATGTGGTGATTCTCCTTTCCATGCCATGCGCCGTTGGCGCTGCGATACCACATTTGTTAAAGAAATATTAA